The following coding sequences are from one Natrarchaeobius halalkaliphilus window:
- a CDS encoding 3-hydroxyacyl-CoA dehydrogenase family protein: MDVTVLGAGTMGHGIAQVSAMGGHDVTIRDIEQSFVDDGLAAIENNLEGGVARDKLTREEADATLDRIDGSVDLAEAVTGADLVIEAIPEQMDLKVDTVETVEENVSTDAIIASNTSSLSVTEIASAADRPERVIGLHFFNPVHIMALVEIVVAEQTGDETVAFAHEFVEGIEKVPVEVIDTPGFASSRLGVALGVEAIRMVEEGVASPRDIDTAMELGYNHPMGPLELTDVVGLDVRLEILEYLREELGERFKPPQELKRKVRAGNLGKKSGEGFYVWEDGEIVDEEGGR; encoded by the coding sequence ATGGACGTTACCGTACTCGGTGCCGGAACGATGGGGCACGGAATCGCACAGGTCTCCGCGATGGGTGGTCACGACGTCACCATTCGGGACATCGAACAGTCGTTCGTCGACGACGGACTTGCTGCGATCGAGAACAACCTCGAGGGCGGCGTCGCCCGTGACAAACTGACCCGGGAGGAAGCCGACGCAACGCTCGACCGCATCGACGGATCGGTCGACCTGGCCGAGGCCGTCACCGGGGCCGACCTCGTGATCGAAGCCATTCCCGAGCAGATGGACCTGAAGGTCGACACTGTCGAAACCGTCGAGGAGAACGTTTCGACCGACGCGATCATCGCGTCCAATACGTCCTCGCTGTCGGTCACCGAAATCGCGAGCGCGGCGGACCGCCCCGAGCGGGTGATCGGGCTGCACTTTTTCAACCCGGTCCACATCATGGCGCTGGTCGAGATCGTCGTCGCAGAACAGACCGGCGACGAAACCGTCGCGTTCGCCCACGAGTTCGTCGAGGGCATCGAGAAAGTTCCCGTCGAGGTCATCGATACGCCCGGCTTCGCCTCTTCGCGACTCGGCGTCGCTCTCGGCGTCGAAGCGATCCGGATGGTCGAGGAGGGAGTCGCCAGTCCCCGGGACATCGACACCGCGATGGAACTCGGCTACAACCACCCGATGGGGCCGCTCGAACTCACCGACGTCGTCGGCCTGGACGTCAGACTCGAGATCCTCGAGTACCTTCGCGAGGAACTGGGTGAACGGTTCAAGCCGCCACAGGAACTCAAACGGAAGGTTCGAGCCGGAAACCTCGGGAAGAAATCGGGAGAAGGATTCTACGTCTGGGAGGACGGTGAAATCGTCGACGAGGAGGGCGGCCGATGA
- a CDS encoding ubiquitin-like small modifier protein 1: MTVEIRVFGPFRDVVGRKHVTWPVTRGMTVDDLLTELVERHPAVEHYLYDDDELVHRIAITKNKAHIGQLEGVDTVIEDGDTIRIAPPVSGGGSADYQPTEFGR, from the coding sequence ATGACCGTCGAAATCCGCGTCTTTGGCCCGTTTCGTGACGTCGTCGGGAGGAAACACGTGACGTGGCCGGTGACACGGGGAATGACCGTCGACGATCTTCTCACCGAGCTGGTCGAACGCCATCCGGCCGTCGAACACTACCTCTATGATGACGACGAGCTCGTCCACCGGATCGCGATAACGAAAAACAAGGCACACATCGGCCAACTCGAGGGCGTCGATACGGTGATCGAGGACGGAGATACGATTCGCATCGCTCCACCGGTTAGCGGCGGCGGGTCGGCCGACTATCAACCGACGGAGTTCGGAAGGTGA
- a CDS encoding ABC transporter substrate-binding protein, translating to MTDKANRRNVLTAVGAGLTIGVAGCAGDDNGNGNGTGNGNGNGGATGDDDGNGDGDDVLPDTLRLAHPGPTRPTYAAPQYAYFLEEMESRGVTIEPVTFDGFSPMIAGMISGDVEIGYVTPPSLANAIAEGFPVSSFMELSQAFSQQICTAPGIDSWDEIEGETFILHSPSSFSAMVGRNAVEANLGDPEAVEYQYIAGTPNRVAAIEAGEGVATTAFLGGVLDAEEEGIIQHFSNPNDDFDHMTLATWATLDENLDQNEEMFQIFADVMLEAYEDMYERDLTEIVELIENAPTDFPGYSEEVWVDTFEIALENEMFPLDLDDHITDEKFTTSLELAERAELIEEVPDIDDLVDRRFL from the coding sequence ATGACGGATAAGGCCAACAGGCGGAACGTACTAACAGCCGTCGGTGCGGGGTTGACCATCGGTGTTGCAGGATGTGCCGGTGACGACAACGGCAATGGGAACGGAACTGGCAACGGAAACGGTAACGGCGGTGCGACGGGAGACGACGACGGCAACGGCGACGGCGACGATGTCCTTCCGGACACGCTACGCCTGGCTCACCCGGGACCGACGCGGCCGACGTACGCCGCGCCACAGTACGCGTACTTCCTCGAGGAGATGGAGTCGCGCGGCGTGACGATCGAACCGGTGACGTTCGACGGCTTCAGTCCGATGATCGCGGGGATGATCTCCGGGGACGTCGAAATCGGCTACGTGACGCCGCCGTCGCTCGCGAACGCGATCGCGGAAGGGTTCCCGGTCAGTTCGTTCATGGAACTTTCGCAGGCGTTCAGCCAACAGATCTGCACCGCACCCGGTATCGACAGCTGGGACGAGATCGAAGGCGAGACGTTCATCCTCCACTCACCGAGTTCGTTCTCCGCGATGGTCGGCAGGAACGCCGTCGAGGCCAACCTGGGCGATCCCGAAGCCGTCGAGTACCAGTACATCGCCGGAACGCCGAACCGCGTCGCCGCGATCGAGGCCGGTGAAGGGGTCGCGACGACCGCCTTCCTTGGCGGCGTCCTCGACGCCGAGGAGGAAGGCATCATCCAGCACTTCTCGAATCCGAACGACGACTTCGATCACATGACGCTCGCGACCTGGGCGACGCTCGACGAGAACCTCGATCAGAACGAGGAGATGTTTCAGATCTTCGCCGACGTGATGCTCGAGGCCTACGAGGACATGTACGAGCGCGATCTGACGGAAATCGTCGAACTCATCGAAAACGCCCCGACCGACTTTCCGGGCTACAGCGAGGAGGTTTGGGTCGACACGTTCGAAATCGCACTCGAAAACGAGATGTTCCCGCTCGATCTCGACGATCACATCACCGACGAGAAATTCACTACCTCGCTGGAACTAGCCGAACGCGCCGAGCTGATCGAAGAGGTGCCCGATATCGACGATCTCGTCGATCGACGCTTCCTCTAA
- a CDS encoding cysteine hydrolase family protein, which yields MSLEDIQADLELEAKNTAVIVVDMENDFVAEGAPLETPMGRAFVDELNTFLTECRDAGSQIVYTTHVHRESGCDMGTMADIWVPIEQQAGLVDETEGVEIYDPISPEEDDILIKKHRYSGFYGTDLDIILRNSGIENVVITGVTTENCCAMTARAAQFRDYDVVFLADLTGTFDYPDQGYGERSAQEIHETVCTIMGTSVGTLATADDVLETFGRRAVASDD from the coding sequence ATGTCACTTGAGGACATACAGGCGGACCTCGAACTCGAGGCTAAGAACACGGCTGTGATCGTCGTCGACATGGAAAACGACTTCGTCGCGGAGGGAGCACCGCTCGAGACGCCGATGGGACGGGCGTTCGTCGATGAACTCAACACGTTCCTCACCGAGTGTCGTGACGCTGGCTCGCAGATCGTGTATACGACGCACGTTCACCGCGAGTCCGGCTGTGATATGGGAACGATGGCGGACATCTGGGTGCCGATCGAACAGCAGGCTGGCCTGGTCGACGAGACCGAGGGAGTCGAAATATACGACCCGATCAGCCCCGAAGAAGACGATATCCTCATCAAGAAACACCGCTATAGCGGCTTCTACGGGACGGATCTGGACATAATCCTCCGAAACTCCGGGATCGAAAACGTCGTTATCACGGGCGTCACGACCGAGAACTGCTGTGCGATGACCGCTCGAGCGGCGCAGTTTCGCGATTACGACGTGGTCTTCCTCGCGGACCTGACCGGAACGTTCGATTACCCGGATCAGGGATACGGCGAGCGAAGCGCCCAGGAGATCCACGAAACCGTCTGTACGATCATGGGAACGAGCGTCGGAACGCTCGCGACGGCTGACGACGTACTCGAGACGTTCGGCAGACGCGCGGTCGCGTCCGACGACTGA
- a CDS encoding thiolase domain-containing protein, with amino-acid sequence MTEAYVIGAGQTPFGAFPDESYRSLFQRAYESALESTDGTIDSDAVDEAVIGTLGVGGRQLGLSGPAVTEHVGLEGVPCTRVENACAAGGYAVRQAVQAVRSGMADLVVAGGFEVMTDMSGDLTKYWLGVSGETEWERLTGTTFAGVYAQMASAYMDRYGVDTEPFSRVAVKNHANGAKNPNAHLGFTCSLEDAEGGAPVADPLNLYHCCPTSDGAAVALVASEEFLEDYDGERIRVAGVGASSDPVGLADRDTYTGIPASERAAETAYEMAGIGPDDVDFAEVHDCFAIAEVLAYEDLGFCERGEAPSLLENGTTDLDGDLPVNPSGGLKSKGHPIGATGTGQVAEVFKQLTGNAGDRQLDDPQRGLTHNVGGSGGAAVVHVFERVMAE; translated from the coding sequence ATGACGGAAGCGTACGTGATCGGTGCCGGACAGACACCGTTCGGAGCGTTCCCCGACGAGAGCTATCGATCACTCTTCCAACGAGCCTATGAATCGGCACTCGAGAGCACTGACGGAACGATCGATTCCGACGCCGTCGACGAGGCGGTGATCGGAACGCTGGGTGTCGGTGGCCGTCAACTGGGTCTCTCCGGGCCGGCAGTCACCGAACACGTCGGTCTCGAGGGTGTCCCCTGTACGCGCGTCGAGAACGCCTGTGCGGCCGGCGGATACGCCGTTCGACAGGCCGTCCAGGCCGTTCGAAGCGGGATGGCGGATCTCGTCGTCGCCGGCGGCTTCGAAGTGATGACCGATATGAGCGGCGACCTCACGAAGTACTGGCTCGGCGTCAGCGGCGAGACCGAGTGGGAGCGCCTGACCGGAACCACCTTCGCCGGCGTCTACGCCCAGATGGCGAGCGCCTACATGGACCGATACGGCGTCGACACCGAACCGTTCTCGCGCGTCGCCGTGAAAAACCACGCCAACGGCGCGAAAAACCCGAACGCACACCTCGGGTTCACCTGTTCGCTCGAGGACGCAGAAGGCGGCGCACCGGTCGCGGATCCGCTGAACCTCTATCACTGCTGTCCGACCTCCGACGGGGCGGCGGTCGCCCTCGTCGCCAGCGAGGAGTTCCTCGAGGACTACGACGGCGAGCGGATTCGCGTCGCCGGCGTCGGGGCCTCCTCCGATCCGGTCGGACTGGCCGACCGCGACACCTACACGGGGATCCCCGCGAGCGAGCGAGCAGCCGAGACGGCCTACGAGATGGCCGGTATCGGTCCGGACGACGTCGACTTCGCGGAGGTCCACGATTGTTTCGCCATCGCGGAAGTCCTCGCCTACGAGGACCTCGGCTTCTGCGAGCGAGGCGAGGCACCGTCGCTGCTCGAGAACGGAACGACCGATCTCGACGGGGACCTCCCGGTCAACCCCTCCGGCGGCCTCAAATCCAAAGGCCACCCCATCGGCGCGACGGGGACGGGCCAGGTGGCTGAAGTGTTCAAGCAACTCACCGGAAACGCCGGCGATCGACAGCTCGATGATCCACAGCGGGGGTTGACGCACAACGTGGGTGGGAGCGGCGGTGCTGCCGTTGTTCACGTCTTCGAGCGGGTGATGGCGGAATGA
- a CDS encoding aldehyde ferredoxin oxidoreductase family protein, with the protein MKRAIGPLLRIDVDERTATTEPIDDVLERFIGGRGVGTKLAHDNIPFDADPFGPENRLYLTTGPLQMSQMSFTGRMSMTTLSPLTNGICSSNAGGFLSRNFTGTGYSAVEISGSSDELIAIHVTDDGVEFEEVASLAGATVPAVSEHMDDEHDLEPDNLVSIGPAGENQVRFASAMTFDSRAFGRGGHGAVLGSKNVKCISFRGDSTPSVELDGDVEMSVHRDAATSDDMKRRQGTTAGTLFINENYSVPTRYFSEMGFENIDGISGDRVEEKKYKKGSCSVCAFACKLPTRDEETGLETEGPEFETVFSFGANCGVDDIVAVMKSNELCDTLGMDTISAGNAVAAYLASEDEFGNADLVHELTEKIAHREGIGDTLAEGVARAHDELGVENWSVKGMDFAAHDGRTLWGQGLSYAVSNRGADHLYTSMLVLEYGDLENETLDGKPELVIERENHRAFEDSAIICRFSGRHVDEAVYEGLLEAEYDELLSVGNRIVELERHFHNERGVTREDDTLPYELDGFEDALEQYYERRGWNDDGTVPESAFADEVVTS; encoded by the coding sequence ATGAAACGCGCTATCGGCCCGCTCCTGCGTATCGATGTCGACGAGAGGACTGCGACGACGGAACCGATCGACGACGTTCTCGAGCGGTTTATCGGCGGTCGCGGCGTCGGAACAAAGCTGGCTCACGACAACATCCCGTTCGACGCCGATCCGTTCGGTCCCGAGAACCGCCTCTATCTCACGACCGGTCCGCTCCAGATGTCCCAGATGAGCTTTACGGGCCGAATGAGCATGACCACGCTCTCGCCGCTGACGAACGGTATCTGTTCGTCGAACGCCGGCGGCTTTCTGTCTCGAAACTTCACCGGAACGGGCTACAGCGCCGTCGAGATTTCGGGTTCGAGCGACGAACTGATCGCGATCCACGTCACGGACGACGGCGTCGAGTTCGAGGAAGTGGCGTCACTGGCCGGCGCGACGGTCCCGGCAGTCTCAGAGCACATGGATGATGAACACGACCTCGAACCGGACAACCTGGTCTCGATCGGGCCGGCCGGCGAGAACCAGGTCCGGTTCGCGAGCGCGATGACGTTCGATTCGCGGGCGTTCGGCCGCGGCGGGCACGGAGCTGTCCTGGGCTCGAAAAACGTCAAATGCATCTCGTTCCGCGGCGACAGCACCCCATCGGTCGAACTCGACGGCGACGTGGAGATGAGCGTTCACAGGGACGCGGCGACCTCGGACGATATGAAACGCCGCCAGGGAACCACGGCGGGGACCCTCTTCATCAACGAGAACTACTCCGTCCCGACGCGGTACTTCTCCGAGATGGGCTTCGAGAACATCGACGGTATCAGCGGCGACCGCGTCGAGGAGAAGAAATACAAGAAGGGGAGCTGTTCGGTCTGTGCGTTCGCCTGCAAACTGCCGACCCGTGACGAGGAGACCGGCCTCGAGACGGAGGGTCCCGAGTTCGAGACGGTGTTCTCGTTCGGCGCGAACTGTGGCGTCGACGATATCGTCGCCGTGATGAAGTCGAACGAACTCTGTGACACGCTCGGCATGGACACGATTTCGGCCGGAAACGCCGTCGCGGCCTACCTCGCGAGCGAAGACGAGTTCGGAAACGCCGATCTCGTCCACGAACTGACCGAGAAGATCGCCCACCGAGAGGGGATCGGCGACACGCTTGCCGAAGGCGTCGCCCGTGCCCACGACGAACTTGGCGTCGAAAACTGGTCCGTCAAGGGGATGGACTTCGCCGCGCACGACGGCCGCACGCTCTGGGGACAGGGGCTGAGTTACGCCGTCTCGAACCGCGGGGCGGATCACCTTTATACGTCGATGCTCGTCCTCGAATACGGCGACCTCGAGAACGAGACGTTGGATGGGAAACCCGAACTCGTCATCGAGCGTGAGAATCACCGCGCGTTCGAAGACTCCGCGATCATCTGTCGTTTCTCCGGCCGACACGTCGACGAAGCCGTGTACGAGGGTTTGCTCGAGGCCGAGTACGACGAGTTGCTTTCGGTCGGAAACCGGATCGTCGAACTCGAACGGCACTTCCACAACGAACGCGGCGTCACGCGCGAGGACGACACGCTGCCGTACGAACTCGACGGATTCGAAGACGCGCTCGAGCAGTACTACGAACGACGAGGCTGGAACGACGACGGCACTGTCCCGGAGTCCGCGTTCGCGGACGAAGTCGTTACTTCCTGA
- a CDS encoding GNAT family N-acetyltransferase, which translates to MDATDDAACGRWDNSDCTGTPFCPPRCPRFADRDGEAMIVELAQQADYYPLVSMYDEMGAEQQTMGIPPLTRGRVESWIERLYRHGWNLIAKHDGRVVGHVGVTPTESDEPEFVIFIAPEYQNRGLGSELMKHVIAYASDRGYDALTLDVARENRRAITVYRNVDFEVTGTNASEVEMVLSLDKPIAKESQLPPGKRDQCA; encoded by the coding sequence ATGGACGCAACTGACGACGCCGCCTGTGGTCGCTGGGACAACAGCGATTGCACCGGAACGCCGTTCTGTCCGCCGCGCTGCCCTCGATTCGCCGACAGGGACGGTGAGGCGATGATCGTCGAACTGGCACAGCAAGCGGACTACTATCCGCTCGTTTCGATGTACGACGAGATGGGGGCGGAACAGCAAACGATGGGAATTCCACCACTCACCCGAGGGAGAGTCGAGTCCTGGATCGAACGGCTGTATCGCCACGGCTGGAACCTCATCGCGAAACACGACGGCCGAGTCGTCGGCCACGTCGGAGTCACGCCGACGGAGTCCGACGAGCCGGAGTTCGTGATCTTCATCGCACCGGAGTATCAAAACCGCGGGCTGGGATCCGAGCTCATGAAACACGTCATCGCCTACGCGTCGGATCGCGGTTACGACGCTCTGACGCTCGACGTCGCCCGCGAGAACCGGCGGGCGATCACCGTCTACAGGAACGTCGACTTCGAAGTGACGGGGACGAACGCTTCCGAAGTCGAAATGGTGCTCTCGCTCGATAAGCCGATCGCGAAAGAGTCCCAGCTTCCGCCCGGAAAGCGCGATCAGTGCGCCTGA
- a CDS encoding enoyl-CoA hydratase/isomerase family protein, with protein sequence MSEADDVPLERVDEEFETVHVDVGDRLENVATVTIDRPDARNALDATVRSELKAAFRAIEGSDVRVVVLTGVDEAKAFVAGADVSELRERDAIEQREVSKRPRVYEVVADLPQPVIGRLNGHALGGGCELAQACDVRIAHERAKLGQPEINLGIIPGGGGTQRLPRLVGEGQALRLILSGELIDAEEAAEIGLVDEVCDDESLDDRVYDLAESMATKSPIALEFAKKAVTASSQLSLESGIEYEAELFSQLFATADKNEGIDAFFEDREPEWEGR encoded by the coding sequence ATGAGCGAAGCCGACGACGTCCCCCTCGAACGCGTCGACGAGGAGTTCGAGACCGTTCACGTCGACGTCGGTGATCGCCTCGAGAACGTGGCCACGGTCACGATCGATCGGCCGGACGCTCGCAACGCGCTCGACGCGACGGTTCGCTCGGAGCTGAAGGCTGCGTTTCGCGCGATCGAAGGCAGCGACGTTCGTGTCGTCGTCCTGACCGGTGTCGACGAAGCCAAGGCGTTCGTCGCCGGGGCCGACGTCTCCGAACTCCGCGAACGGGACGCGATCGAACAGCGCGAAGTCAGCAAGCGGCCCCGCGTCTACGAGGTCGTTGCCGACCTCCCACAGCCGGTGATCGGCCGACTGAACGGACACGCCCTCGGCGGCGGTTGTGAGCTGGCCCAGGCCTGTGACGTCCGAATCGCCCACGAGCGAGCGAAGCTCGGCCAACCAGAGATCAACCTCGGAATCATCCCCGGCGGCGGCGGAACACAGCGCCTCCCCCGCCTCGTGGGGGAGGGACAGGCCCTGCGGTTGATCCTCTCCGGAGAGCTGATCGACGCCGAGGAGGCCGCCGAGATCGGTCTCGTCGACGAAGTCTGTGACGACGAATCGCTCGACGATCGGGTGTACGACCTGGCCGAGTCGATGGCCACGAAGAGTCCGATCGCACTCGAGTTCGCGAAAAAGGCCGTGACGGCAAGCTCGCAGCTATCACTCGAGTCGGGAATCGAGTACGAGGCGGAGCTGTTCTCACAGCTGTTCGCGACTGCCGACAAGAACGAAGGAATCGACGCGTTCTTCGAGGACCGCGAACCGGAGTGGGAAGGGAGATAG
- a CDS encoding zinc ribbon domain-containing protein, with amino-acid sequence MTDRAIAGVGAYVPSDRIAAQEFTEALGTFGGTGIQQKSVPAVDEDSLTMAAEAATIALETTGIEPESVDGLSLATTTPPMDEEDPTPRLASMLALDDDVETTLHTGSTLAGVEALTTGLERDGDDATLVVASDAPRGAPDSAIEHAAGAGAVAFVLTDDGAATVVDRGTASEPYPGTRFRAHGEPETASLDATAYERASFNDLLSAATANLETDSIDAAAVQAPNGKLPYRAAGSLGVETGDIQACATVHDVGDVGAASALLSLAVAVDDDAERVLVAGYGSGASATALLVENDGVDATLEIDADGEGLSYAHYLRRRGELTSGEPDGGGAYVSVPTWKRSIPQRYRLDAGRCPDCGALSLPPDGACDGCGALVEYESVRLAGTGTVEAVTTIQQGGAPPEFVEQQARDGAFQSAVVAFDGPGGETVSLPAQVIGEVDVGDAVESTIRRVYEQEAVIRYGLKVRPR; translated from the coding sequence ATGACCGACCGTGCTATCGCGGGCGTCGGCGCGTACGTCCCGTCCGACCGGATCGCTGCACAGGAGTTCACCGAGGCGCTCGGCACCTTCGGCGGCACCGGTATCCAGCAGAAGTCAGTCCCCGCGGTCGATGAGGATTCGCTGACCATGGCTGCGGAGGCGGCGACCATCGCTCTCGAGACGACGGGGATCGAGCCGGAGTCCGTCGACGGACTTTCGCTCGCGACCACGACGCCGCCGATGGACGAAGAGGATCCGACGCCTCGGCTCGCGAGCATGCTCGCGCTCGACGACGACGTCGAGACGACTCTGCACACCGGAAGCACCCTGGCCGGCGTCGAAGCGCTGACGACCGGTCTCGAGCGCGATGGGGACGACGCGACGCTCGTCGTCGCCAGCGACGCGCCACGGGGTGCGCCCGATAGCGCGATCGAACACGCCGCCGGGGCCGGCGCCGTTGCGTTCGTCCTCACCGATGACGGCGCTGCGACGGTCGTCGACCGAGGAACGGCGTCCGAACCCTATCCTGGCACCCGATTCCGTGCTCACGGCGAGCCGGAAACGGCGAGTCTCGACGCGACCGCGTACGAACGCGCGTCGTTCAACGACCTGCTTTCGGCGGCCACAGCGAACCTCGAAACCGATTCGATCGACGCCGCCGCGGTTCAGGCACCGAACGGAAAACTCCCCTACCGCGCCGCCGGCTCGCTCGGCGTCGAGACGGGCGACATCCAGGCGTGTGCGACCGTCCACGACGTCGGTGACGTCGGCGCGGCGAGCGCGCTGCTCTCGCTGGCCGTCGCCGTCGACGACGACGCCGAGCGCGTCCTCGTCGCGGGCTACGGAAGCGGCGCGTCCGCGACCGCTCTCCTCGTCGAGAACGACGGCGTCGACGCGACCCTCGAGATCGACGCGGACGGTGAGGGACTTTCCTACGCCCACTACCTCCGTCGCCGGGGCGAGCTCACGAGCGGCGAGCCCGACGGCGGCGGCGCGTACGTCAGCGTCCCGACCTGGAAGCGCTCGATCCCCCAGCGCTACCGTCTCGATGCCGGGCGATGTCCCGACTGCGGGGCGCTTTCGCTCCCGCCGGACGGTGCCTGCGACGGCTGTGGCGCGCTCGTCGAGTACGAGTCGGTCCGGCTAGCCGGAACGGGAACGGTAGAGGCCGTGACGACGATCCAGCAAGGCGGTGCACCGCCGGAATTCGTCGAACAGCAGGCTCGGGACGGTGCGTTTCAGAGCGCCGTCGTCGCCTTCGACGGGCCGGGCGGAGAGACGGTAAGTCTTCCGGCACAGGTCATCGGTGAGGTCGACGTCGGGGACGCCGTCGAATCGACGATCCGACGGGTCTACGAACAAGAGGCCGTCATCAGGTACGGTCTCAAGGTTCGACCGCGGTAA
- a CDS encoding enoyl-CoA hydratase/isomerase family protein has protein sequence MVRTTTDGRVRTLTLDRPESKNAFTPDTASETIEALEAALTDDIRAIVITGDGDAFSAGGDVESMNEREETPLESYTRMSETMNTVIETILSAPVPVIAKVNGDAIGAGTNLVAACDFAIASRDARFGEVFVNVGLIPDSGGTVILPRLVGLRTAKELAMTGKIFDAEEAERLDLINRAVDPDDLEAEVDSLLATLGNRPTQTLALTKRGFHENIHKSLDEGLEYEALLQSLAYGTDAHEEGVSAFLEKRDPEFR, from the coding sequence ATGGTACGAACCACGACGGACGGTCGCGTCCGAACGCTGACGTTGGATCGCCCGGAGTCGAAGAACGCGTTCACGCCCGACACCGCGAGTGAGACGATCGAGGCGCTCGAAGCGGCGCTCACGGACGATATCCGTGCGATCGTTATTACGGGGGACGGCGACGCGTTCAGCGCGGGCGGCGACGTCGAATCGATGAACGAACGCGAGGAGACGCCACTCGAGTCCTACACGCGGATGTCGGAAACGATGAATACGGTGATCGAGACGATCCTTTCGGCACCGGTTCCGGTCATCGCCAAGGTCAACGGCGACGCCATCGGCGCGGGGACGAACCTGGTCGCAGCGTGTGACTTTGCGATCGCCAGCCGCGACGCTCGGTTCGGTGAGGTGTTCGTTAACGTCGGACTAATTCCCGACAGCGGCGGGACGGTCATCCTTCCGCGACTCGTCGGACTCCGAACGGCAAAGGAACTCGCGATGACCGGCAAGATCTTCGACGCCGAGGAAGCCGAACGGCTCGACCTCATCAACAGAGCGGTCGACCCCGACGATCTCGAGGCGGAGGTCGATTCGCTGCTGGCGACGCTCGGAAACAGGCCGACGCAAACGCTTGCGCTGACGAAACGCGGTTTTCACGAGAACATCCACAAATCGCTCGACGAGGGACTCGAGTACGAGGCCCTCCTGCAGTCGCTCGCGTACGGAACTGACGCCCACGAGGAAGGCGTTTCAGCGTTCCTCGAGAAGCGAGATCCCGAGTTTCGATAG